In the genome of Anaerolineaceae bacterium oral taxon 439, the window AGCGGTCCCGAGAGCCACAAACGCTCGGTTAAACACAAATTTCCAAACATACCCGAGAACGATTCCGCCGATTAAATTCGGAACGAAAAAACCGGCCCGGAAGAAATTCTGTCCCCGGATACCGCTGGTAACCATATACGCTAATAAAAACGCAACGATATTGATCAGGATAACCGAAAAGAACGAATAAACAACCGTTCTTCCGAGCGCCTGCCAATATACGCCGTCCCGAAACGCCGCGATATAATTCTCCAACCCGACGAACGGTTTCACCCGGGAAATCCCGTCCCAGCTGGTAAACGTCAGATACAGGCCGTAAACGAAGGGAACGATAACCGTTCCGAAGAAAAGGAAGCCGGCGGGACCCGCGAACATCAGAAACTGCTTCGTCTTATACATCAATGTATTTCGTTTCATGCGAAACCTCTTTTGTTTGGAAACAGGCGTCGCGGTGTCCGCAACGCCTGTTTTATTCTGGGTAAACGATCCTTTATTGAGACGCGCCCGAAAGGGTCACGCCCTTCCAGTAATTCTGGATTTCCTCCGCGAATCCCGCGAGATCCGTCTGGTCGGCGAGATACTTCTGGAAAGCGGCGCCAACGATCGAATAGTGATCATCGGGCAGGTAGTTATAATTCGGGACCAGCCTATCGGAATCCGCGAAGCTCTTAACCGACTTTCCCAAAGGATCGGAAACCGGAAGCGTAATATTCGAATATGCGGGGACCAGGGCGCAGTCATTGACGATAAAATCCTGACCCGCCTCGTCGTAAACGAGCCAGTTCAGGAAATCCTTCGCGGCAGCGCGCTGTTCATCGGAGATCGCCTCGGAAGCATCGATATAGAAATATTTCGAGCCTCCGCCGACGAGCTTCGTATTGTAGTCGTCGTCGGTATTCTGCGGAACGGGCATGACCCCCATATTCTCCGAATAGTTATAAGCGTTAATCACGGACCAGTCCCAGTTTCCGCCGAACATGAACGCGATCTCGCCCTCGGCCAGCTTCTGTTCCGTGACCTCCCGCTCGGCCGAAATCGCCGAACCCTTCGCGTAATTATTCTCTTTCAGGACATCGAACGTGTCCATCAGGGACAGGAAACGGGGATCGCTGATCAGCTCGACCGAACCGTCATGAAGACCCTGGATAAACGCTGCCGGGTCGGGCTGTTCCTCGTAAACCTCAGTAAGATAATGGCCCGCCAAAGACCAGTCTTCCTTCATAACGCCGGTCGGCGATTCCATTCCGCCGGCTTTCAACGCCTCGATCAGCTCCGAAAAACCGTCGAGCGTTGAGACCGAAGTCAGATCGAAATCTTCGCCTGTAATGTTCTTAATCGCGTCCGCGTTGTAGATAACGCCGCGAGCCTCGATGCAGAACGGGAAACCGTAAACCTTACCGTCGATCGTAATTTCCTGCGTCGTATCCTTCGGCCAGTCCTGATCGGATAAATCGATCGCATGATCCGCCGCCAACGCGTAAATGTCTTTTGCGTCCACCATGGCGACCGTATACGGGTCGTTTGAAGCGTACTTTGTCGCCAGATGCTGGGCAACGGTATCGCTCGAATAATAAACTTCGATATCGACGCCTTTTTCCTCGGAATATTTTTTCGCCATTTCCTCCATCTGGCTCTGAATTTCCATCTTCGAATTAAAGACGGTAATCGATACCTTACCCGAGCTGGAAGCGGGTTCGGAACCGCCGGAGGATTCCGTCGTCGAATCCTTACTTCCGCAGCCGGTTAAAGAAAGCAGAACCATTACCAAAACCAAAAACAAACCAAACAGCTTTTTCTTATCCATAGGAATCCTCTCTATAGTTGATTAATATACTTTTGGACGATGCCTCGCAGGCACTTGCTTTTACAAGTTAATATTACCAGCATCCAAATCCTTGTCAAGAATAAATTTCAGTCAAATCTACAGGTAGGCGTGCGAACATTTTTTTATGAAGCTTCCCTTCGCATGCGGGGGAAATCGGCAATTACTCGTAAATCGTGAAATCATCGATCCAAGGATATGGATTATCTGCGTCGCTCGGCTTCATGACGATTGAAATAAAGCCTCGATTAAATGCATCGTCTGAAAATACACATACCTGTTCGCCATTTACCAGCATTTTTATTATATCTTTTTTTATTTCTATTCGCATATTATATTCATAGGATTTAAGCAACTTAACCTGTTCCTGATAAAACTCAAGCGTCTCTCCACTTTCTGTCATAAGGTAACATACCAACTTCTCATCATAATATTTAAACCAATATCCGGCTTCAGATCCGTCTTGCCGTTTAACACCAATTTGCAATTCGTTACGTTTACCCCAGACTGTATCTATATTGCCCGTCTTGAATTCTATGATTCCATCGCCAAAATCAAGCGCGTCTAATTCGACTCGCGGGGCGGCCCCTTCGACCGGTTGAAGCGCTCCATTCACCATACGCCACTTTCCTTCGACGGCAGTCCATTCCGGACGAATCCCCTCGTCGAAATTATCAAAGAACAGCTTATCGGACGATAGCTCCTGGACGAGCCCTTCGTCAGCGCAGGTCGCTGAGACAGCGAACAGGCACAATACGAACAATAAACTTAATACACAGAATCGTCTTCTCATATTCTTTTCTCCTTATCTGATTGATATAAAAATTTTACTATCAGTGCAGACGATCGTTAGTAGAAAAAACGTTATGAGCCGGATGTTTTCCGACGTAACTTTCCCGGTAATTGTATAGATAATTCGCGCATAAATCAATCCTGATAGGACCTCCTTCAATTTGTCAGCAAATTCCGTAGAATACTCTCAACATTTTCTGCCTTTTCCTGTGCTGTTCGCTCCCGTACGTACCGTTTCAGCCACAGCTCGCTATCCATTTCTCCCGCGCGTTGCCTGACTTCTTCTGCGCCACCGATTCGCTCGATCGTAATCGTTGTTGACTTGCCGTTAATGCGAACCGATTTACTTAGGTAATAGGTCAGTGAATTCTTTGAAACGGATTTCGTTATTTTCATAAGGGGCAGGTCCTTTCCCCTTTATTAGATCACATATTCACATATAGCGCTATATATAATTCAACAGAAATTTAACAAAAAAACCCTTTTATGAGAAGTTTTCAGCTTTTTCTTTTTTTACTGTCAAACTTCCGACTTGCCTTTACAAGTTAATATTACCAGCATCCAAAACCTTGTCAAGAATAAATTTTCGGCCATACTTTATCCTTGCAGTATCGGCAGGAAAGAATCTGCTATAATCGTAATAGTTGAATCATAGCCGGGCAAACCTTGCCTCCCTGAAACAGACGAACAAGACATTTGAATCGTGACTGGAAATATGAAACTGTTGCTCGGCGAGACGGTCTAAATGGGACACACGCTGAAAATTATCCGTGTATATGAACTCAAAGAAGGCGTCCCAGGCTACCGGGTGCTGGTGGATCGACTGTGGCCGCGGGGCCTCCGCAAGGAGACCCTGAGACTGGACCGTTGGGCGAAGGAGATTGCCCCCTCGCCGGACCTGCGAAAATGGTTTGGTCATTTGGAGGAACGCCTTGAAGCGTTTAAGGCCCTCTACCGGGCGGAGTTGGACGGCAGTACCGACGCTCGCGCCTTTGCGCGGGACGTGGCCGAAATACTGGAAAAACAGGATGTGCTGCTGCTCTATGCCGCCAAAAGTCCGACCTGCAACCATGCCGCGATCCTGCGGGAATGGCTGGCGGAACAGGAAGAATAACGAATCCATTCCAATCCGTGCCGCCCGCTGTTTATTCAGCCCAGGCGCCGTCAGGCTTCATAAATTTCTTCTTTTTCAAAGATAAAAATTGATCGCAGACATACGATCTGATAAATAAAAAAGAAGACGTTGGCGCCCCTACGTCGCTTCGCACCTGGGACGCCGTTAAAACAAAAAAGAAGACGTTGGCGATTTCCTACTCTCCCAGGAGGTCGCCCTCCAAGTACCATCGGCGTTGACGCGCTTGACTTCCGGGTTCGGGATGTGTCCGGGTATTCCCACGTCGCTTTCGTCACCAACATCTTCTCAATCGTTTACAGTATGTAGCTCTTCCTTACAGAAGCCCCGAAAAGACCCCTGTTCCTTCCATCACGTCTAAGCCTTCGATCATTAGTATTGGTTTGCTCAAGCCATCGCTGACCTTTCACATCCAACCTATCCAGCACGTCGTCTCCGTGCGATCTTATACATTTCTGTCCAGAGAACTCATCTTGAAGCGAGTTTCCCACTTAGATGCTTTCAGCGGTTATCTCTGCCAGACGTGGCTACTCAGCGCTGCAATTGGCATTACAACTGACACACCAGAGGTCTGTCCACCCCGGTCCTCTCGTACTAGGGGCAGCTCTTCTCAATTCTCTTTCGCCCACAGCGGATAGAGACCGACCTGTCTCACGACGGTCTGAACCCAGCTCGCGTACCGCTTTAACCGGCGAACAGCCGGACCCTTGGGACCTTGTTCAGCCCCAGGATGCGATGAGCCGACATCGAGGTGCCGAGCGAAGTCGTCGATATGAACTCTTGGACTTCACCAGCCTGTTATCCCCGGGGTAGCTTTTATCCGGTAAGCCACGGCCATTCCACTCTGTACCGTGGGATCACTAAGCCCTACTTTCGTATCTGGTCGACGCGTTGGTCTCTCAGTTAAGCTCCCTTTTGCCTTTACACTCTCTGACAGGTTTCCATTCTGTCTGAGGGAACCTTTGGGCGCCTCCGTTACCCTTTTGGAGGCGACCGCCCCAGTCAAACTGCCCGCCTGACACGGTCCCATACCCGGTTTCACGGTCTATGGTTAGAACCCAAATATGATCAGGGTGGTATTTCACCGCCGACTCCAGGAACGCTGGCGCGCTCCCTTCTCTGTCTCCCACCTATCCTACACAAACCATACCTAAATCCAATGCCAGGTTACAGTAAAGCTCCACGGGGTCTTTTTGTCCTGCTGCGGGGTAGGCCGCATCTTCACAGCCATTTCAATTTCACCGGGTCTATCGTTGAGACAGTGCTCCAGTTGTTACGCCGTTCGTGCGGGTCGGAACTTACCCGACAAGGAATTTCGCTACCTTAGGACCGTTATAGTTACGGCCGCCGTTCACCGGGGCTTCAGTTCTAAGCTTCGAATTTCTTCTTACCTTTCCCCTTAACCTTCCGGCACTGGGCAGGCGTCAGCCCCTATACTTCGTCTTTCGACTTCGCAGAGACCTGTGGTTTTGTTAACCAGTCACTAGAGCCCTTTCACTGCGACTCGTCAGCCTCTCAGCCTCCGAGCACCCCTTCTCCCTAAGTTACGGGGCTTTTTTGCCTAGTTCCTTAACGATAGTTCTCCCGTTCGTCTTAGTATTCTCTACTCATCCACCAGTGTCGGTTTCCGGTACGGGCGGCTTAGCTTCTTCGCTTAGATGCTTTTCTTGACGACAGGGTCCGCCTCAGTTACGGCTTTCGCCTCCTGACTTCCCTCACCTCAACCCGTGCTTTTTACTCCGGATCTCTTCGGCTGACGTTCATCCACCGGAATCCACTAACCGGCTGGACTCCCCCATCGTTTTCACCTTCGCTCCACTCTGCCGGTGCTGAATTATTAATCAGCTGTCCATCGACTACGCCTTCCGGCCTCGCCTTAGGTCCCGACTAACCCGACGCAGATTGACTTGACGTCGGAAACCTTGGATTTTCAACGAACATGGTTCTCACATGTTTCTCGCTACTCATGCCTGCATTCTCACTTCCGATCGCTCCACGGCTCCTTCCGGTACCGCTTCCCCGCTCTCGGAACGCTCCCCTACTGATCTGTCTTTCAACAAATCCCATGGCTTCGGTTATATGCTTAGCCCCGTTACATTTTCCGCGCACAACCACTTGACCAGTGAGCTTTTACGCACTCTTTAAAGGATTGCTGCTTCTGAGCGAACCTCCTGGTTGTCTCTGTAGCTCCACATCGTTTCCCACTTAGCATATAATTCGGGACCTTAGCCGATGATCTGGGCTGTTTCCCTCTCGACTACGAATCTCATCACCCGCAGTCCGACTGCATGGTTCCCCTTATGGCATTCGCAGTTTGTTTGAGTTCGGTAAGACCTTGTCCCCCTTACTCAGCCAGTGCTCTACCTCCATAAGTTTTCCCCCACACGCTAGTCCTAAAACTATTTCGGGGAGAACAAGCTATCTCTGAATTCGTTTGGCATATCGCCCCTAACCACACGTCATCCCTCAATTTTGCAGCATTGAAAGGTTCGGACCTCCACGAGGGCTTAATCTCGCTTCATCCTGCACATGGTTAGCTCATCCAGTTTCGTGTCTATTCAACGCGACTCCTTCGCCCTCTTCAGACTCGCTTTCGCTTCGGCTCCAGGTTCCTCTCCCTTAACCTCGCCACGTCAAATAACTCGCAGGCTCATTCTCCAAGAGGCACGCCGTCACCCTCGCTTTCGCATCGGGCTCCGACTGCTTGTAAGCTCACGGTTTCAGGTTCTCTTTCACTCCCCTGTTCGGGGTACTTTTCACCTTTCCCTCACGGTACTTGTCCTCTATCGGTCGCTGAATGTATTTAGCCTTGGAAA includes:
- a CDS encoding capsular biosynthesis protein, which produces MVLLSLTGCGSKDSTTESSGGSEPASSSGKVSITVFNSKMEIQSQMEEMAKKYSEEKGVDIEVYYSSDTVAQHLATKYASNDPYTVAMVDAKDIYALAADHAIDLSDQDWPKDTTQEITIDGKVYGFPFCIEARGVIYNADAIKNITGEDFDLTSVSTLDGFSELIEALKAGGMESPTGVMKEDWSLAGHYLTEVYEEQPDPAAFIQGLHDGSVELISDPRFLSLMDTFDVLKENNYAKGSAISAEREVTEQKLAEGEIAFMFGGNWDWSVINAYNYSENMGVMPVPQNTDDDYNTKLVGGGSKYFYIDASEAISDEQRAAAKDFLNWLVYDEAGQDFIVNDCALVPAYSNITLPVSDPLGKSVKSFADSDRLVPNYNYLPDDHYSIVGAAFQKYLADQTDLAGFAEEIQNYWKGVTLSGASQ